A genomic window from Tropicibacter oceani includes:
- a CDS encoding replication initiation protein, with product MDDIPRDQLSGPLRRGAVKKHVAAIHVSGKLTLLQRKLSNVLLLNAYDTLTSQSRHQIDARTLCLMIGYNSNDMDTLKQSLRGLAETVAEWDMLDEKGQQEWGVSALLSYAKLSGGVCEYAYSPALAEKMHDPKVFALINLNIQRRFTSGHALALYENCYRFVRTGSTGWWSLDLFRRLMGVADSPYYEVYKHLNAKIIKPAVAEVNKTSNIVVTPEVRKMGRAVTDIRFRIAENPQLAILDLDDGEGLRKSDVYARLLALGVSDRLARQWIAEHGEDHVRGKLDYVAGQGGVKNAVGYLTAALKEDYGTGGFAAKPATPSTPRAKRLARIRDLAAARKPTQRDADKRLFMARLSGSAREDFERHGWMSALNAEAIVRFWEELSPGAFDGLDQP from the coding sequence TGTCGAATGTGCTGCTGCTGAACGCCTATGACACGCTGACCTCGCAAAGCCGCCACCAGATCGACGCGCGCACCCTGTGCCTGATGATCGGTTACAACTCGAACGACATGGACACGCTGAAACAGTCTCTGCGCGGCCTGGCCGAAACCGTGGCGGAATGGGACATGCTGGACGAAAAGGGCCAGCAGGAATGGGGCGTCTCGGCGCTTTTGTCCTACGCCAAGCTGTCGGGCGGGGTCTGCGAATACGCCTATTCCCCGGCGCTGGCCGAAAAGATGCACGACCCAAAGGTGTTCGCGCTGATCAACCTGAACATTCAGCGGCGGTTTACCTCGGGCCATGCGCTCGCCCTGTATGAAAATTGTTATCGCTTTGTGCGGACCGGATCGACGGGGTGGTGGAGCCTTGATCTGTTCCGCCGTCTGATGGGCGTCGCCGACAGCCCCTATTACGAGGTGTACAAGCACCTGAACGCCAAGATCATCAAACCGGCGGTGGCCGAGGTCAACAAGACCTCGAACATCGTGGTCACCCCCGAGGTCCGCAAGATGGGGCGCGCGGTGACCGACATCCGGTTTCGCATCGCCGAAAACCCCCAGCTGGCGATTCTCGATCTCGATGACGGCGAAGGTCTAAGAAAAAGTGACGTCTACGCCCGGCTTCTGGCGCTGGGGGTCAGCGACCGTCTGGCCCGGCAATGGATCGCCGAACACGGCGAAGACCACGTGCGCGGCAAGCTGGATTACGTGGCGGGGCAGGGCGGGGTCAAGAATGCCGTGGGCTACCTGACCGCCGCGTTAAAGGAAGATTACGGCACCGGAGGTTTCGCCGCGAAACCTGCAACACCCAGCACCCCCCGCGCCAAACGGCTGGCCCGGATCCGCGATCTGGCCGCCGCCCGAAAACCCACCCAAAGGGACGCGGACAAGCGGCTTTTCATGGCGCGTCTGTCGGGCAGTGCCCGCGAGGATTTCGAGCGGCACGGCTGGATGTCCGCCCTGAACGCCGAGGCCATCGTGCGCTTTTGGGAGGAGCTTTCGCCCGGGGCCTTTGACGGTCTGGACCAGCCCTGA